A window of Oncorhynchus keta strain PuntledgeMale-10-30-2019 chromosome 27, Oket_V2, whole genome shotgun sequence contains these coding sequences:
- the adrm1 gene encoding proteasomal ubiquitin receptor ADRM1, translating to MSSGALFPSLVSGSRGSSSKYLVEFRAGKMTMKGSTVTPDKRKGSVYVQQTDDSLIHFCWKDRGSGNVDDDLIIFPDDCEFKKVSQCTTGRVFVLKFKAGSKRLFFWMQEPKSDKDEEYCRKVNEYLNNPPMPGTLGSGGSSSHELSALGGEGGLQSLLGNMSHTQLMQLIGPTGLGGLGGLGALAGPGLASLLGSGGPATSSSSSSSRSQSAAVTPSSGSTTTRISSTVAPTTPVTPAATSAASPTVTPTTPAAQTPVVPAAVGSPTQPIQLSDLQSILATMNVPAMSAAVAVQGGDVDLASVCTPEIMAPILSNSEVQQRLLPYLPSGESLPQSAEEIQNTLTSPQFQQAMSMFSSALASGQLGPLMNQFGLPSAAVDAANKGDVEAFAKAMEGTDKDKDKKDDDEDMSLD from the exons ATGTCTTCAGGTGCCCTATTCCCCAGCCTGGTATCAGGCTCCCGGGGCTCGTCCAGTAAATATCTGGTGGAGTTTCGTGCCGGTAAGATGACCATGAAGGGTAGCACAGTGACACCGGACAAACGTAAGGGCAGTGTGTACGTCCAACAGACGGACGACTCCCTCATCCACTTCTGCTGGAAGGACCGGGGATCTGGAAATGTTGATGAT GACCTGATCATCTTCCCTGATGACTGTGAGTTCAAGAAGGTGAGCCAGTGTACCACTGGGCGTGTGTTTGTGCTCAAGTTCAAGGCTGGATCCAAGAGGCTGTTCTTCTGGATGCAG GAGCCTAAATCGGACAAGGACGAGGAGTATTGCCGTAAGGTGAATGAGTACCTGAACAACCCTCCCATGCCTGGAACACTGGGCAGTGGAGGCAGTAGCAGCCACGAGCTGTCTGCTCTAGGAG GTGAGGGTGGCCTGCAAAGCCTCCTGGGTAACATGAGCCACACACAGCTGATGCAGCTGATTGGACCAACTGGTCTGGGAGGACTTGGTGGTCTAGGCGCCCTAGCAGGACCAGGTCTCGCCAGTCTGTTAGGCAGTGGAGGCCCTGCTACCAGCTCCTCATCCTCCAG CTCCCGTAGTCAGTCTGCGGCCGTCACCCCCTCCTCCGGTTCCACCACCACCCGGATCAGTTCGACCGTGGCCCCCACCACTCCAGTTACCCCTGCTGCCACCTCCGCTGCCTCCCCCACTGTCACCCCCACCACTCCTGCTG CCCAGACCCCCGTCGTGCCGGCAGCCGTCGGCTCCCCCACCCAGCCCATCCAGCTCAGCGACCTGCAGAGTATCCTGGCCACTATGAACGTACCGGCCATGTCGGCTGCCGTCGCCGTACAGGGAGGTGACG TGGACCTGGCCAGTGTGTGTACCCCAGAGATCATGGCTCCTATCCTGTCTAACTCTGAGGTACAGCAGAGGCTCCTACCCTACCTGCCCTCGGGAGAGTCTCTACCTCAGAGTGCAGAAGAGATCCAGAACACACTCACCTCGCCACAGTTCCAACAG GCGATGAGTATGTTCAGCAGTGCCTTGGCATCAGGACAGCTCGGACCTCTCATGAACCAGTTTGGTCTGCCCTCTGCGGCTGTTGATGCAGCAAACAAAGGag ATGTGGAAGCGTTTGCCAAAGCCATGGAAGGGACTGACAAGGATAAAGACAAGAAGGACGATGACGAGGACATGAGCCTGGATTAG